In Luteolibacter sp. Y139, a genomic segment contains:
- a CDS encoding NADP-dependent isocitrate dehydrogenase, with product MSKVPTIIYTKTDEAPLLATYSFLPIVQAFTKHSGITVETRDISLAGRIIAQFPDFLKPEQQIGDHLAELGALTLTPEANIIKLPNISASVPQLKAAVAELQAKGYALPDFPENPQTDAEKDIKARYAKVMGSAVNPVLREGNSDRRAPKAVKDYAKKHPHSMGAWSGDSKTSVGTMGGNGDFFSNEKSVTVGDATDVKITFTGADGSVKVLKESTPLKAGEILDATFMSKAALVSFLEGQIAKAKADGVLFSLHMKATMMKVSDPIIFGHAVEVFFKDLIAKHAATLKELGVDFRNGFGDLVAKIEKLPAGKKAEIEADIQAAYANGPALSMVNSDKGITNLHVPSDVIVDASMPAMIRAGGKVWDAQGKTGDTLAVIPDSSYAGVYQAVIDFCKKNGALDPKTMGSVPNVGLMAQAAEEYGSHNKTFEIPAKGTVTVTDSNGKVLLSHEVEAGDIWRACQTKDAPIQDWVKLAVNRARATGDPAVFWLDKSRAHDAQLITKVEKYLKDHDTAGLEIKILAPADACTYSLERIVQGKDTISVTGNVLRDYNTDLFPILEVGTSAKMLSIVPLMNGGGLFETGAGGSAPKHVEQFLQEDYLRWDSLGEFFALAPSFEHIADTFKLPRAKVLADTLDAATGKFLEYDRSPGRKLGTLDNRGSHFYLALYWAHELVEQTGDLELQAIFAPVAEQLAANEAKIVEELNAVQGKPVDIGGYFQPDDAKASAALRPSATFKAILETI from the coding sequence ATGTCCAAGGTTCCCACCATCATCTACACGAAGACCGACGAAGCCCCGTTGCTCGCGACTTACTCGTTCCTCCCGATCGTGCAGGCGTTCACGAAGCACTCCGGCATCACCGTGGAGACCCGGGACATCTCACTGGCCGGCCGCATCATCGCCCAGTTCCCCGACTTCCTGAAGCCGGAGCAACAGATCGGCGACCATCTCGCGGAGCTTGGCGCTCTGACGCTTACGCCGGAGGCAAACATCATCAAGCTGCCTAATATCTCGGCCTCCGTGCCGCAGCTGAAGGCCGCCGTGGCCGAACTCCAGGCAAAGGGTTATGCGCTGCCCGACTTCCCGGAGAACCCGCAGACCGATGCCGAAAAAGATATCAAGGCACGCTATGCCAAGGTCATGGGCTCGGCCGTGAACCCGGTGCTTCGCGAAGGCAACTCCGACCGCCGCGCACCGAAGGCGGTGAAGGATTACGCGAAGAAGCATCCGCACTCGATGGGTGCCTGGAGCGGCGACTCGAAGACCTCGGTCGGCACCATGGGTGGAAACGGCGACTTTTTTTCCAACGAGAAATCGGTGACCGTCGGCGACGCGACCGACGTGAAGATCACCTTCACCGGAGCCGATGGCAGCGTGAAGGTTCTCAAGGAGTCCACACCGCTGAAGGCCGGTGAAATCCTCGACGCCACCTTCATGAGCAAGGCGGCGCTGGTGTCCTTCCTCGAAGGCCAGATCGCGAAGGCAAAGGCCGATGGCGTGCTCTTCTCGCTGCACATGAAGGCGACCATGATGAAGGTCAGCGATCCGATCATCTTCGGCCACGCGGTGGAGGTGTTCTTCAAGGACCTCATCGCGAAGCACGCCGCGACGCTCAAGGAGCTCGGCGTCGATTTCCGCAATGGCTTCGGCGATCTCGTCGCGAAGATCGAGAAGCTGCCGGCTGGCAAGAAGGCGGAAATCGAAGCCGACATCCAGGCCGCCTACGCCAATGGCCCGGCGCTCTCGATGGTGAACTCCGACAAGGGCATCACCAACCTTCACGTGCCGAGCGATGTCATCGTCGACGCCTCGATGCCCGCGATGATCCGCGCCGGTGGCAAGGTGTGGGACGCCCAGGGCAAGACTGGCGACACCCTCGCCGTGATCCCGGACAGCTCCTACGCGGGCGTCTATCAGGCCGTCATCGACTTCTGCAAAAAGAACGGCGCGCTCGATCCCAAGACCATGGGCTCGGTGCCAAACGTCGGCCTCATGGCGCAGGCCGCCGAGGAATACGGCTCGCACAACAAGACCTTCGAAATCCCTGCCAAGGGCACCGTCACCGTCACTGACTCTAACGGCAAAGTGCTGCTCTCCCACGAGGTGGAAGCCGGCGACATCTGGCGCGCCTGCCAGACCAAGGACGCGCCGATTCAGGACTGGGTGAAGCTTGCCGTGAACCGCGCCCGCGCCACTGGCGATCCGGCCGTCTTCTGGCTCGACAAGAGCCGCGCGCACGACGCCCAGCTCATCACGAAGGTCGAGAAGTACCTGAAGGACCACGACACCGCTGGCCTTGAGATCAAGATCCTCGCGCCAGCCGATGCCTGCACCTACTCGCTCGAGCGCATCGTGCAGGGCAAGGACACCATCTCGGTGACTGGCAACGTGCTACGCGACTACAACACCGACCTCTTCCCCATCCTCGAAGTCGGCACCTCGGCGAAGATGCTTTCGATCGTTCCGCTGATGAATGGCGGCGGTCTCTTTGAAACCGGTGCCGGTGGTTCCGCACCGAAGCACGTCGAGCAGTTCCTGCAGGAGGACTATCTGCGCTGGGACAGCCTCGGTGAGTTCTTCGCGCTCGCGCCGTCCTTCGAGCACATCGCCGATACCTTCAAGCTGCCGCGCGCCAAGGTGCTCGCCGACACGCTCGATGCCGCCACCGGCAAGTTCCTCGAATACGACCGCTCCCCGGGCCGCAAGCTCGGCACCCTCGACAACCGCGGCTCGCACTTCTACCTCGCGCTCTACTGGGCTCACGAGCTCGTGGAGCAAACCGGGGATCTCGAACTGCAAGCCATCTTCGCCCCTGTCGCCGAGCAACTCGCCGCGAACGAAGCGAAGATCGTGGAAGAGCTCAACGCCGTGCAGGGCAAGCCGGTGGACATCGGCGGCTACTTCCAACCGGACGATGCCAAGGCATCCGCGGCGCTGCGTCCTAGCGCGACCTTCAAGGCGATCCTTGAGACCATCTGA
- a CDS encoding 1-acyl-sn-glycerol-3-phosphate acyltransferase, which produces MPAEPFDLTDVLPSLAGDGWRGMARRSLENVLGLTRVRATFRRAAAQPGEVFTEALHAYGLEVDCPGFDEAVPATGPVVVVANHPFGGADAMSLGTLCGTRRPDSLMLANRMTAAIPGIGSKMIPLSILNEGDTARDNARSLRAALQHLRAGGLLSCFPAGEVASFRDGKVTEGPWSPHVAALALKAKADLVVVRFPGQAPEWFHQAGKLHPMVRTALLPRVLLVMDGQTVPCHAQRIGFEEVATMTPQDLSAFLRARAIGEETPPL; this is translated from the coding sequence GTGCCTGCCGAGCCCTTCGATTTGACCGACGTCCTGCCATCCCTTGCGGGGGATGGCTGGCGCGGGATGGCGCGCCGGAGCTTGGAAAACGTGCTCGGACTGACCCGGGTCCGCGCGACCTTCCGCCGTGCTGCCGCACAACCGGGAGAAGTTTTCACCGAGGCCCTCCACGCCTACGGGCTGGAGGTCGATTGCCCCGGTTTCGACGAAGCGGTACCAGCGACCGGCCCGGTGGTGGTGGTGGCCAACCACCCTTTCGGCGGGGCGGATGCCATGTCTCTGGGCACCCTGTGCGGGACTCGCCGGCCGGATTCCCTGATGCTGGCCAACCGGATGACCGCCGCCATCCCCGGGATCGGGTCGAAAATGATCCCGCTCTCGATCCTGAACGAAGGGGACACGGCCCGTGACAATGCGCGCTCGCTGCGAGCGGCGCTCCAGCATCTCCGGGCCGGCGGTTTGCTCTCCTGCTTCCCCGCCGGTGAAGTCGCATCATTCCGGGACGGCAAGGTCACCGAGGGACCATGGTCACCCCACGTGGCCGCCCTCGCGCTGAAAGCGAAGGCGGATCTGGTGGTGGTCCGCTTTCCCGGCCAAGCGCCGGAATGGTTCCACCAGGCCGGAAAACTGCATCCGATGGTGAGGACGGCGCTCCTCCCGCGGGTGCTGCTGGTGATGGATGGCCAAACGGTCCCCTGCCACGCCCAGCGCATTGGTTTTGAAGAAGTCGCGACCATGACACCGCAGGATTTATCGGCGTTCCTGCGGGCGCGGGCCATCGGAGAAGAAACTCCGCCCCTGTGA
- a CDS encoding DUF4394 domain-containing protein — protein MKFRLLVSALFLAAGLRAQAGLPVRPEWLAGVSENGMLVMFASDAPTDVTKVKIKGLQKKEKILAIDIRPANGLLYALGSSSRLYTLNWETGYATQVGSGTFSTLLNGAHFAFDFNPVVDRIRLVSDAGQNLRLNPDDASVTSVDASVAYAGGDPNFGDTPSIAACAYTNNDNDPVTTTTTLYDIDASQDLLVVQNPPNSGTLNTVGALGVDVTEVAGFDIAGSNGVAYAGIVVKEGKKKKYRTTLFTINLTNGTATSLGHIGGPWPLTSLTALGPVAE, from the coding sequence ATGAAGTTCCGCCTACTCGTCAGTGCTCTTTTTCTCGCCGCCGGCCTGCGTGCCCAAGCCGGTCTCCCCGTCCGCCCCGAGTGGCTCGCCGGCGTGTCCGAGAACGGCATGCTGGTAATGTTCGCCAGCGACGCCCCCACGGATGTCACCAAGGTCAAGATCAAGGGCCTCCAGAAGAAGGAGAAGATCCTCGCGATCGATATCCGCCCTGCCAATGGCCTGCTCTACGCGCTCGGCAGCAGCAGCCGCCTCTACACCCTCAACTGGGAAACGGGCTATGCCACCCAGGTCGGCAGCGGGACCTTCTCCACGCTGCTGAATGGCGCCCACTTCGCCTTCGACTTCAATCCAGTGGTGGACCGCATCCGTCTGGTGAGCGATGCCGGCCAGAATCTCCGCCTCAATCCGGACGATGCTTCCGTTACTTCCGTCGACGCCAGCGTCGCCTACGCCGGCGGCGATCCGAATTTCGGCGACACGCCTTCGATCGCGGCCTGTGCCTACACGAACAACGACAACGACCCGGTGACCACCACCACCACGCTGTACGACATCGATGCCTCCCAGGACCTTCTGGTCGTCCAGAACCCGCCGAATTCCGGCACCCTGAACACGGTGGGTGCCCTCGGCGTGGACGTGACGGAAGTCGCCGGCTTCGACATCGCCGGCAGCAATGGCGTCGCCTACGCCGGCATCGTCGTAAAGGAGGGTAAGAAGAAAAAATACCGCACCACCCTTTTTACGATCAACCTCACCAACGGCACCGCAACTTCGCTCGGCCACATTGGTGGCCCATGGCCGCTGACCTCGCTCACCGCGCTGGGACCGGTCGCTGAATGA
- a CDS encoding c-type cytochrome: MKYLALSLLAATAAVATADDAQKAKLMETGKTTFMTCSACHGPDAKGMAIPPDMKMAPSLVDSKIVVGEPAAFALAVLKGIQKDPTNTKIIGMMAPLEASLDDEKLAAVMTYLRNSFDHNASVVTPEDAKKFREQFKDIKAPVTRAQLEEAGKKK; this comes from the coding sequence ATGAAATACCTCGCTCTTTCTCTCCTCGCCGCGACCGCCGCGGTTGCCACTGCCGATGACGCCCAGAAGGCCAAGCTGATGGAAACCGGCAAGACCACCTTCATGACCTGCTCGGCTTGTCACGGTCCCGACGCCAAGGGCATGGCGATTCCTCCCGACATGAAGATGGCTCCTTCCCTGGTCGACTCCAAGATCGTGGTTGGCGAGCCCGCCGCGTTTGCCCTCGCCGTGCTGAAGGGCATCCAGAAGGACCCCACCAATACCAAGATCATTGGCATGATGGCACCGCTGGAAGCCTCGCTCGACGATGAAAAGCTGGCCGCGGTGATGACCTACCTTCGTAACTCCTTCGACCATAATGCATCCGTGGTAACCCCGGAAGACGCCAAGAAATTCCGCGAGCAATTCAAGGACATCAAGGCGCCGGTGACCCGCGCCCAGCTCGAAGAAGCCGGCAAGAAGAAGTAA
- the mscL gene encoding large conductance mechanosensitive channel protein MscL: MFKEFREFILKGNMFDLAVGVIIATAFGKVVTAFTELLLSAISFPTDSTQVGAIELAKRVTKGADGKDVVKAIDIAPVINSFINLLIVGFALFLVVKAYNTAKKRFEKPAAPAGPEELPADVKLLAEIRDLLKNKA; this comes from the coding sequence ATGTTCAAGGAGTTCAGAGAATTCATCCTCAAGGGTAACATGTTCGACCTCGCGGTCGGCGTCATCATTGCGACCGCGTTCGGCAAGGTGGTCACTGCTTTCACCGAGCTGCTGCTCTCGGCGATCAGCTTCCCGACCGATTCAACCCAAGTGGGCGCGATCGAGTTGGCAAAGCGGGTCACCAAGGGTGCCGACGGCAAGGACGTGGTCAAAGCGATCGATATTGCCCCGGTCATCAATTCCTTCATCAACCTGCTGATCGTCGGCTTCGCGCTGTTCCTGGTGGTGAAGGCCTACAACACCGCCAAGAAGCGCTTCGAGAAACCAGCAGCCCCAGCCGGACCGGAAGAGCTTCCTGCCGACGTGAAGCTCCTCGCCGAGATCCGCGATCTGCTGAAGAACAAGGCTTGA
- a CDS encoding GNAT family N-acetyltransferase codes for MNDSLQPIAPPVDPTELAAEIAILNRRGPLASQGRFDVFLASAWEIPALLHEIGRLREITFRQVGEGTGKPLDLDPFDASYLHLFLWDREGGQVAGGYRLGCTDVLLAAGGASALYTSTLFDFEEPFLDFLKPALELGRSFVAPDYQKSIHPLGLLWRGIGRFVAERPRYARLFGPVSISRDYTAYSQDLIVRFLRDSRQDPTVSRWVKPRHPYDGLPDDEGISHRLQSIEDVSAAVSAAEPDNKGVPVLLRQYLKLNATLLEFNVDPDFSDVLDALVLVDLRQAPAAVLARYMGEDGFRSFSEAAVSEVA; via the coding sequence ATGAACGACTCTCTACAGCCCATCGCCCCGCCGGTGGATCCCACCGAGCTCGCCGCGGAAATCGCGATTCTGAATCGCCGCGGCCCCTTGGCCTCGCAGGGGCGCTTCGATGTGTTCCTCGCCTCCGCGTGGGAGATTCCCGCGCTGCTCCACGAAATCGGCCGGCTGCGCGAAATCACTTTCCGCCAGGTCGGTGAAGGCACCGGCAAGCCGCTGGACCTCGATCCCTTCGACGCCAGCTACCTCCACCTGTTCCTGTGGGACCGCGAAGGCGGCCAAGTGGCCGGTGGCTACCGCCTCGGCTGCACGGACGTGCTGCTGGCAGCCGGCGGAGCCAGCGCGCTCTACACCTCCACCCTCTTCGACTTCGAGGAGCCTTTCCTCGATTTCCTCAAGCCCGCCTTGGAACTCGGGCGATCCTTCGTCGCGCCGGACTACCAGAAATCAATCCACCCGCTGGGACTGCTCTGGCGCGGGATCGGCCGCTTCGTGGCGGAGCGCCCGCGTTACGCCCGGCTCTTCGGTCCGGTGAGCATCTCCCGCGATTACACGGCGTATTCGCAGGATCTCATTGTCCGCTTCCTCCGGGATAGCCGGCAAGATCCCACCGTTTCCCGCTGGGTGAAGCCCCGTCACCCGTACGACGGGCTTCCCGACGATGAAGGAATCAGCCACCGGCTGCAATCCATCGAGGATGTCTCCGCCGCGGTTTCCGCCGCAGAACCCGACAACAAGGGCGTGCCGGTGCTGCTGCGGCAGTATCTCAAGCTGAATGCCACGCTGCTGGAATTCAACGTGGACCCTGACTTCTCGGACGTGCTGGACGCTCTGGTGCTCGTGGACCTGCGGCAGGCTCCCGCCGCGGTACTCGCCCGCTACATGGGCGAAGACGGCTTCCGGAGCTTCTCGGAAGCCGCCGTTTCGGAGGTCGCGTGA
- a CDS encoding plastocyanin/azurin family copper-binding protein has translation MRALLATSLLLLASAVSHAAEVVKLELSADDRMVYSKTTFEVVSGQKVSLVFKNASAKGEKSMKHNVVLLKPGTTVIQFAPKCHAAAATGYVPTDKESKALMVGNTKLIGGGESATLNFVAGEPGEYHYFCSSPGHFDKMFGKIIVKAK, from the coding sequence ATGCGCGCGCTTCTCGCCACATCCCTCCTGTTACTCGCCTCGGCCGTGTCTCACGCGGCCGAGGTGGTGAAGCTGGAACTCAGCGCCGATGACCGGATGGTCTACAGCAAGACCACCTTCGAGGTGGTGAGCGGCCAGAAGGTCTCGCTGGTTTTCAAGAACGCCAGCGCGAAGGGCGAGAAGTCGATGAAGCACAATGTGGTGCTGCTGAAGCCGGGCACCACGGTCATCCAGTTCGCACCGAAGTGCCATGCCGCTGCGGCCACGGGCTACGTGCCGACCGACAAGGAGTCAAAGGCCCTGATGGTCGGAAACACCAAGCTGATCGGCGGCGGCGAGAGCGCCACGCTGAACTTCGTGGCGGGTGAGCCGGGCGAGTATCACTACTTCTGCTCCTCGCCCGGGCACTTCGACAAGATGTTTGGCAAGATCATCGTGAAGGCCAAGTGA
- a CDS encoding DUF2846 domain-containing protein has product MNTPRAIISALVASAALGLVSCASGPTYAEVSKTLPPIPKGQGRVFVYRTSTLGMAVKPSIKIDGQAVGTSTAQGFSYSDHSPGAHEVSLVTEWKHKDTVNVTAGQPSFVRTHVTIGAFVGHVIPTHVSREEGESEIQKCKLVTD; this is encoded by the coding sequence ATGAATACTCCCCGAGCCATCATCTCCGCCCTGGTTGCCTCTGCCGCGCTTGGCCTGGTCAGCTGCGCCAGCGGACCGACTTATGCGGAAGTCTCCAAGACACTGCCTCCAATCCCCAAGGGACAAGGCCGCGTCTTCGTCTATCGCACCAGCACGCTGGGCATGGCGGTGAAGCCCTCGATCAAGATCGATGGTCAAGCCGTCGGCACCTCGACTGCCCAAGGTTTCTCCTATTCCGACCACTCACCGGGTGCCCACGAGGTGTCCCTGGTGACCGAGTGGAAGCACAAGGATACCGTGAACGTCACCGCCGGACAGCCCAGCTTCGTCCGCACCCACGTCACCATCGGCGCCTTCGTCGGACACGTGATCCCGACCCACGTCAGCCGTGAGGAAGGCGAAAGCGAGATCCAGAAATGCAAGCTGGTGACCGATTGA